The following nucleotide sequence is from Apodemus sylvaticus chromosome 2, mApoSyl1.1, whole genome shotgun sequence.
ATCACTGGTTCCCGTCCATTCACTCCTCCTAGCCACTGCCTCctacttctcttctctcccaGATCCACACCTCCTCTGTTTACCTCCAAAAAAAGGAAGCCTCGCAGGGATATCCATAGAACCTGGCATAACAAGCTGCAGTAGGACTTTGTACCAGACCTCATATCAAGGTTGAACAAAGTAATCTAGGTAGAAGAAAATGGTCCCAACAGCACGCAAAGTGTCAGAGACAACCCCACTCTACTGTTAGGAGTCTTCCAAGAACACCAAGATACTGGGCTGTTTTCTTAGGTTTTGTAGGTCCATTTAAATTATTCtcctattttgttaattttggtaAGTGGTATTTATTTTGAAACTTAACCATTTCTTTTTGCAATTTTATGGAATATAGGTTTATAAAGcatgacctaatgattctttggatatCCTTGGTGTAAGTCACTTAACTTTGCATGGTCTTGTTATTCattcttccatctcctcccattTTCTGATGTTTTCCCATCTCTTTGATATTCTTGGTTTCCATTTAAACACATAaggatatatatgtgtttgtgaatatatctctatatatctgcGACAATGTGATTctcaattctttgtttaatttttcatgtcttttacaactcttttatttattatgagcAGTATAAAGATCATGatagattgcccttccttcctcccctccccttccttccttccttccttccttccttccttccttccttccttccttccttccttcctttctttcctcctttctttctttctttctttctttctttctttctttctttctttctttctttctttctttctttctttctttctctctctctctctttctctctctctctctctctctctctctctctctctctctttctctctctctctgtctctctctctctcttccatttttatgTCTGTTTTGCCTCTGCTATTAAATTCAATTTCTATGGTTTTTGTTTCTCAGGTTAACTGAATTCTCTCATCCTCATTCTGCTATAATGAcaagattttaaaaagattattctaTTAAATACTtatcaattttaaaacaaaaaaacatagtTACAGATACAAAGAATTGTATTTAAATACATTAGATTTTTATTAGCATTTTTTACCTTCCTTAGGCAttctattttacatttatttttagaatctTTGTAATATTTTTGTGAGAcctagatgatttttttttttaaatcctcagAGTCTGGGTGTTCTTTACACTCCATTTTTCTGGATTTTCCTAACAGCACCTCAGATGGACAAAGGTCCTGACATTAGAGATAATTGAGGTAGACTTCGGTATCTTGGTACCTGAGGCTAAGGGACTCTTGCTGCATCTGGTAGCAGTTGGGAGTCCCAACTTTCATGTAGTCTCTGCACATGACTAGCTTTTAGGATTACTTTATTACATTTGCATTTATTACTTTAttgcatttacattttctctcctccccccccccaatacaaAGTCTGGAGCTGTTGCCCAAAGGATTGGAAGCCTTTTGGTTCCTACTGCTACTTGATTCCCACAGACACTTCATCAGCATCTTGGAACATGAGTGAGGAGAAGTGCTCCGACAAGGGTGCTCATCTGGTGGTGATCCATAGCAAGGAAGAGCAGGTGCATGCTGGGAGAGACTGATGGCCTGGGCCCAGTATGCTGTTTGCCTGTTTCTGCTGAGAGGGAATTTTGTTGCATTGACTATTGGTGCTGTGGCAGAAGGCTTTCCACCAGATAGGCAGGAATAGTGGCTTCAGCCTTTGCCCTCTATATCTTGGTCCCTCTTAAGTGCAACTAAACAACTTCCAAGGGAGGAACCATGGCATCAGAAATACAACACCTGAGGTTGGAGGGAGGGCAAAATGCTTCTGCTTGAAAGACCAATTTGTGGTTTCAGCACTCTAATGCTTCCTGTAGAATCAACTACCTAAAAGAAAAGGGTGCAGGGAAACAGCATCCAATTGGCAGGGTCATGACCAGCCATCAGAAATGTATTATCTGAAGTTATGAGTGGGGAATGATTTGATGCATCAAATTCTCTCATTCACAACTGTCAAGAATGGTGTTGGTGAAGAAAGGAGTGGAGTGAGTCTGAGATGAGAATTCACTATAATCATGGAAAGAGATTGTTTGTAGAATCGTGAAAACATGAGTCATGACTTTGAAAGTGTCCTGATAATCTGGAGGAGATGTGCAGTTGTGGGCTTGGGATGGAAGGTGGAGCAGGGGAGAAGTGCACTCCTGGTGGCAGGGAGTCTACTCCTGAAGCAGGAGAGAGACATACACCCCACGGTGGAGGATGTGTGTGCTCCTGGAGTGGAGAGGCTCTTCTATTCCTTGATCCTTTTTATTCTCATTTCTGTGTAACCAGAAAATATCAGCCAAAACATCACAGTGCACCTCTACAATGTACAATTATTGATATTAATCTAAAATTTGAAAACTATTCAAAGGACCAGAGAGATGAAGttggatttgattattatgtatttgcatttgtgtgtCATATTGAACCCTGTAATTTTGTTTcattgaaatcatttttaaaaggtctTATAAGAAATGTTGTAACAGAAAAGGAATCGCTCAGTCCAGTTGTATCTTTGTTTCCCCTTAGGATTTCATCACTGGGACCCTGAGAAGAAATGCTGCTTATTTTATTGGGTTGTGGGATACAGGTCATGGACAATGGAGATGGGTTGATCAGACACCATACAATGAGAGTGCCACGTGAGTCTAGACTTACACAGAGAATTCCTGGGTCCTGTAGCATGAGGAGAATTTGGGGTGTTTCACTTGTTGGTTATGAAACTACAGTTGTTCCCTACTGGTGTAACTGCTAGAGATGTAGTAATTTTTACTCCCCTATTATTTATCATAGGAGTCCTATGAGACATACATTATTAATATTCTCAGTAGAAATGAAGTAATTCAATTTGAAGGTTGTAGAATATAAGAAACAAGAGGACCCAATCAATGTCCTTATACCTTGATGTTTTATATTGCTTTCAATTTTTCAATCTACATCTCAAAAATAGACtttaatttatgtttattcaTGCTTctatatgtgtatttctgtgaggTCTACTCTGTGTATTTGGATGTCTGTGGATCCCATAATagtgcattggatcccctggagctgggtgaTTCATGTGGTAGGACCTGGATAATATGAGTTTTGGGAAGAGAACCctcaattttttttgaaaaagcagCAAGCAATCTTTTCACCTGATCCACCTCTCTAGccctcatttatttttctttctttctttctttttttttttactggctcattctccatagcttgctcagtatgctttctttctctctttcttttttttaatatttttattttctatattctttgtttacattccaaatgatttcccctttcccggatcccccctccccatatgtcccataaaccttcttctctccttcgtttctccaatcacctccctcctttttctctgtccttatattcccctccaatgctagatcaatcctttccaggatcaggaccctctccatacttcttcatgggagtcatttgttatgcgatttgtgccttgggtattcagggattctgggctaattaatatccacttatgagagattgcattccatgtgtattcttttgtgattgctagCCCTCATTTATATCTTAATAAGAAAAATTGATGTCAATGTCATAACTGATTATTTCTTATAAATCAAGAATCCTCAATATGATGTGGTTGTGTTTCATATTTATGTAATGACTTAAAATCTCTTACTACCTTAGTATGTTGCCATATTTTATTCTGTTAGCTGATTCGAAAAATATGCAGttgttgtattttaaaacaaatcgCAAACATTTGAatttaccaatgaagactcaggagcgaGATGGTAAATGAAGTCCTGCTctcccagagaggaagagaaagcacCCAGTTGACCTTACTCATCCCATGTCCCAGAAGGAAAAAGTCCCTTTTCCATACTGTTTTAAATACTGTATGAACTCAACGTTCTTCCTTTACTTTCTGTGCATCTTTGTATCTATCCTCCAGACTACTTCTCACTCTCAATGTTATTTTCTTATGTTCATTCACTGTCAACTGGTTGTTTGTCTACCTTTctattctgaactttttgttttgttttgtttttgtttttgtttttgtttttttttttttgtttttgtttttgttttttttcaagacagggtttctctgtgtagccctgactgtcctggaactcactttgtagaccaggctggccttgaactcagaaatctgcctgcctctgcctcccaagtgctgggactaaaggcgtgcgccaccactgccaggcccctttttttttttttttttttattttttaaagtcccTATTACAGAAATCTCTtgtattaaagatgtgtgctaggACTGTGCAAAACTACAAGtttttacaataaacagaaagctcttggaatAAAGACTCTGCCACACTACagctagaaacaggtttttccagttaATTATCTTGGGGTCACAATGTGAccaaatatcttgcaacaatgAGATTATTGTTCTCAATTTTCAGAAAAGACAACTAGGACTGtggaattttaaattatttgtttttgatgacagagataaacagattatCTACAGATTTCATCTAGTTCTCCAGTCTCTAAAACAGTTCTTTTGTTTAATggaaaaactttattaaaacatgAGAGTAATAAGAAAACATTAAGTTCTGTGGGCCCTGTTATGCAGATGTCAGATATGGGTGATGGAGAACGACTGATTTGTACTTACTTGAATCTGATCTCCATAAATTCCAACCTCATCCTCAGGCTTGCTTCTTCTTGCTTCCTCTTTTCAAGCTTTATTGTAGGAAACACCCTGATGCTCTTTCCTCCCTTTCAGATTCTGGCACCAAAATGAGCCCAACAATGATGATGAAAAATGTGTTATGATAAATTATCGTTATAATATTGGATGGGGCTGGAATGATATCCGCTGCAGCGACAAACAGAACTCAATTTGTCAGATGAAGAAAATACACTTATGAATCCTACATTCTCCATGGGCATTTGATTTCATTGTTATCCACCATTACATGGACACCTGGGAAGTTCTACAAACAGAAGAGCTGTTCACAGAATTTAGGTGGGCAGCTAATGGCTATGCATAGGTCCTTGTGTATTTATCCACCTACTCTGTCATAAAATGAACTTCCATTGAAAGTTTTCTATGTGCCAAAGAGCATACAGAGTCCCTTTTAGGCACACATGCAGCTTTCTGCCAACTTCCCAAGGTTTCTTTTACTCATGCCATAGTATGATGTgttcttttgatttgtgtttctgtttttaatatatCATTGGATTTATTGACATTACATTGagaagtaaaattatatatatttaaacatctGGCTTGATGCACACATATTTATTATgagatatacatatatttactgtGAAATAATTATCCAAAGCTGCTTAACAGCACCTTTCATTACTTCacattttgtgagtgtgtgtgtgtgtgtgagagagagagagagagtgtgtgtgagtgttaagAACACTTatgccatttaaaaaaattcagatattCAGGAAGATCCTAACAGTTATCATTCTATTATACCATGGATCTCAGTATTTAGTTCTATTTTATCTGGTAATTTGTTCCCTTCATTAACATGTCAGAGATCCTAGCACCCAACCCTTTACAAGCATGTGTTCTTCACTCTAATTCCTGATATTATTTGATAAATTATTAAGTAAATAATCATTGTAATATTTTACAGattatctctccatttaatctaATGATTCATGAAAATCACCATCCCCAGCCTCCAACATTCAGTGATTCCTGTTTTTTGTGATGTTTAAGAACAATATTGGATTGCAGTTTAGACTTAgataaataaagaatgaaaaaataaggCCCAACTTGCTGATGTAGCTACTGTGCTGACTTAAAACATGTGAcctttagtatctgtctaggaaattgttcatttcatccagattttctagttgtggtgaatataggctttgtagtaggatatgatgatttttttgaatttcctcagtttctgctatatctcccttttcatttctgattttgttaatttgtatactgtctctgtgtcctccagTTAgactggctaaaggtttatctatcttgttgatttttctcaaagaaccaactcttggttttgttgattctttgtatggttctttttctttctacttggttgttttcagccctgagtttgatgatttcctaccttctactcctctctTCTACAGCTTTctagtgtgctgttaagctgctaatgtatgctctctccagtttctttttggaggctatgagttttccttttagcactgctttcattgtgtcccgtaaatttgcatatgttgtggcttcattttaattaaattctaaaatgtctttgatttctttccttatttcttcctcgaccaaagtatcattgagtagagcattgttcagcttccgtgcttgtgtatgtgggcttttattgtttttgttggtacTGAAGACTCCCTTTACTccaaagtgatctgataggaggcatgggattattattattatttttattattaattataataattatttttataatataatattttataataataataattattattattattattttgattttcttatatatgttgaggtctgtttttttaagtatgttcttttatcaaaaaaggaagaaaaaatattttatgataaaattgaagatttacatggaaaatatctctgataaaatagaagagatatatagaaaaacatgttaaaattgacaattttcatggaaaattaaagagtaaagtggtagaaaCCAAttaaattgctaaattaattgaaaaaggaagtagaaacattttatgatagaattgaaaatttgcatggaaaatgcttttgataaaattgtagaaaaatgtagaaaaacatgttaaaattgaagatcatggagaattttatatagataaaataatagtaggcataaaagtattcctaagttgattgaaagtggaattataaaaattttcaggtaaaactgaagatttacatggaaaatatttctgataaaattcaagaagtatatagaaaaacacattaaaattggctatttcatggaaaattatacagataaaatggtagatataaaaacattctaaattaattgaaggttgaattaaaaacattttgtgacaCAATCATAGATTTCCATGGAAAACATAGATACATGGAAAACAGATAAAAtggataaaatagaagaaatatataaaaaacctgttaaaattgaagatcatcataaaaatacagataaaatgttggacataaaaattactaaattaattgaaagaggaattacaaacattttctgataaaattgaagatttatagaaaaaatatttctgttactctatatatttttattggggaattgagtccattgatgttaagagatattaaggaatagtgattgttgcttcttggtatttttaatgcaatttttatatttgtgtggttatcttcttttgggtttgttgaatgaagattagtttctttttttttttttttttaaccattcattgtcctttgaagagctggatttgtggaaagatactgttttttgtcatggaataccttggtttctccatctatgataattgagagatttgctgggttgtcatttgtattcccttagggtctgtatgacatctgcccaggctcttttgactttcatagtctctggtgagaagtctggtgtaattctgattggtctacttttatatgttacttaacctttttcccttactgcttttaatatcctttccttgtttagtacatttggtgttttaattattttttttattcgatataatttatttacatttcaaatgatttcccttttctagcccccccactccccgaaagtcccgtaagcccccttctcttcccctgtcctcccacccaccccttcccacttccccgttctggttttgcccaatactgtttcactgagtctttccagaaccaggggccaatcctcctttcttcttgtacctcatttgatgtgtggattatgttttgggtattccagttttctaggttaatatccacttattagtgagtgcataccatgattcaccttttgagtctgggttacctcacttagtatgatattctctagctccatccatttgcctaagaatttcatgaattcattgtttctaatggctgaatagtactccattgtgtagatataccacattttttgcatccactcttctgttgagggatacctgggttctttccagcatctggcaattataaatagggctgctatgaacatagtagaacatgtatccttattacatggtggggagtcttctgggtatatgcccaggagtggtatagcaggatcttctggaagtgaggtgcccagttttcggaggaaccgacagactgctttccagagtggttgtaccaatttgcaaccccaccagcagtggaggagtgttcctctttctccacaccctctccaacacctgctgtctcctgaatttttaatcttagccattctgactggtgtaagatgaaatcttagtgttgttttgatttgcatttccctaatgactaatgaagttgagcattttttaagatgcttctccgccatccgaagttcttcaggtgagaattctttgtttaactctgtaccccattttttaatagggttgtttggttttctggagtctaacttcttgagttctttatatatattggatattagccctctatctgatgtaggattggtgaagatcttttcccaatttgttggttgccgatttgtcctcttgatggtgtcctttgccttacagaaactttgtaattttatgaggtcccatttgtcatttcttttttttttatattattgaaCTTTATGTACAAAATCATTTGatttcaaataaacatttaatgtaaaaacaaatgtttctcttaaactgaattttttttacaTCTATTGTACCATTTATATGCTTTATCATCTTACATGATTTCTTCAAAATCTGTTCTCAGGGTACATAtagaaaagcttttttttttataaatagaaacaaaaggcatTTTCAGCTTTTATTATAAGATGACATAAAAAGTTTACTCAACAGAAGTAATTTCATTACTATTCAGGGGAGGGAAATCACCAATGTTTCTGTGCAAACAATGCTAGCCTTCTTTAAGCACTAAGAGCATAACTGCTTTAAAAATGACAGAAGCAATAATTCTACACCTACATCTTCcctaaaataatctattttttttttacatatgtgCACAGCTTTAGCAGATTAAAGCCCAGGAGAAATGCCCAGAACCCACTACCCAGAGGCAAAATGAGAGTTCAGTGAACTCATGAGGAGAGCTTACCAGCCAGGGAGCCTGCAGTGAAAACTGCAGCTtccctctttcttatttttaaaccatttgtcaattcttgctcttagagcatacgctattggtgttctgttcagaaactttctccctgtaccgatgtcctcaagggtcttccccagtttcttttctattagcttcagagtgtctggctttatgtggaggtccttgatccatttggatttgagcttagtacaaggagacaaggatggatcaattcgcattcttctgcatgctgacctccagttgaaccagcaccatttgttgaaaaggctatcttttttccattggatgttttcagcctctttgtcgaggatcaagtggccataggtgtgtgggttcatttctggatcttcaatcctgttccattgatcctcctgcctgtcactgtaccaataccatgcagtttttaacactattgctctgtagtattgcttgaggtcagggatactgattcccccagattttcttttgttgctgagaatagttttagctatcctgggttttttgttgttccagatgaatttgataattgctctttctaactctgtgaagaattgagttgggattttgatgggtattgcattgaatctgtatagtgctttaggcaaaattaattattatgtgatgggaggaactTATTTtcctgtcaaatccatttggagttttgaAGGCTTCATTTATGTTCAtaggcatcactttctttaggctagggaagttttcttctataattttgttgaagacatttactgccTCTTTAAtgtggaaatcttcactctcttctatacttataatccttaggtttggttttctcattttgtcatggatttcctggatgttttgggtcaggagctttttgcatttacgttttctttgactgttgtgtcaatattttctatggtatcttctgcatctgtgaatcttctatttcttgtactctgttgttgatgcttgaacccatgactcctgacttctttcctaggttttctatgtccagtgttgtttccctttgtgatttctgtattgtttctacctctatttttagatcttggattgttttgttcaattccttcacctgttctgTTGtcctttcctttaattctttaagggcttctacctgtttacctgtgttctcctgtatttctttaagggaattatttatgtccttattgaagtcatccatcagcatcatgagctgtgattttaaatccaaatcttgcttttctggtgtgttgaggtatctaggacatgctgttgtGGTAGAGTTGGGTTTGAAAGGTgctatgttgccttgatttctattaataatgtttctacctttgccttttgccatctggttgtctttggtgttagttggtcctgctgtctctgactggtgcttgtcccttctgtgtgcctgcaagcctgtctcagcagcCTGTCTCAGCAgccctgggtgactggctcttccctggcacagagtgctgtgtcactgcccagctcctgggtaaaAGTGGGGCTCTGGCAGACCCTGCCCCAGCTGTTCTGACATTCAggtgttccctgcattcctgtctgtacccacctgctcagtcacaggagcaaagatgatggcctcacctctaaacacAGGGCTCcctctaaatgtgggactccctgcagagcagatgtcccctggcaggataggtgcacagaaggctgtggcactgcccagctcctgggtacaggtggggtCCTGCTGGACTGTGTCCTAACTTATCTGACACTCgggtgttccctgcattcctggctgcacctgtctgctcagtcacaggaacaaagatCCATCatcactatttttttcttttttattcgatatattttttatttacatttcaaatgatttccccttttctagccccccactctccgaaagtcccataacccccttcatcattatttttaatttattcactttacattcagcTCACGGTCCCCCTTCTGGTCACTTTTTCCACAATCCTTGCcccactcctctctccccttctcctctgagtgtgtGGAGACACTCTGGGCATCCCCCAACCTGgtatatcaagtctctgcatggataggcacatcctttcctactgaggccagacaggcagCCCAACCAAATGAGTATGTCCCAGGGACAGGCATCAGTTTTTGGGATAGACCCTGCtctagttgtttgggacccacatgaagaccaagttgcacctTTGCTGCATATGTGAGGGGGtgtctaggtccagcctgtgtatattctttcattggtggttcaatctctgagagcACCAAGGGCCCAAATTAGCTGACTCTGTTGGGCTTagactcttgtctgcaagcataacagagtaccaTTGATAGTGTGATTTTagaatgaaattttctttctttcattttagtgGAATTTTATAGGTGTGTCAGTTTTTCTCTCAGTAGTCAGGTAGCTCCCACAATATTGAGACTGGGCcactgtatataaataaatatgtttatctGGCATGCTTTAAAAGCacaataactgagtagtattacTCTATTTTAATCCTCTAAAGGATTATGGCAACCTCCCAGCCAAAATCCTGAGATATTTGCATTTTatgcctttctttgtttctattgttttctCATCCTGGACTGTCTCCTCCTGG
It contains:
- the LOC127679162 gene encoding C-type lectin domain family 4 member A-like encodes the protein MASEITYAEVKFKNESNSLRTYSESPAASREKPIHHLSKPGTLMLLFISLMILLLLLAITFLVAFITYFQKYSQVLEEKIAKKNIIPSELNCVKDVSMMEVWSCCPKDWKPFGSYCYLIPTDTSSASWNMSEEKCSDKGAHLVVIHSKEEQDFITGTLRRNAAYFIGLWDTGHGQWRWVDQTPYNESATFWHQNEPNNDDEKCVMINYRYNIGWGWNDIRCSDKQNSICQMKKIHL